The sequence GGCACCGTGCGCGTGCAATTCACCGTTGCAAAGGACGGAAGCATCAGCGGAGCAACCGTTTCGAAACCGTGTCCGTATTCTTCGCTGAATGAAAGTGCGCTTGCCGCCGTGCAGGCCGTGCCCAAATTTGATCCAATTCCAGCTGTACTTGGCAAGGACTCCTGGAAAATGGAAATTCCAATCAAGTATAACCTTCACTAACAAAGGAGATTCCGGCTCGGAGGCCGGAATGACATAAACATGAACTACATCTTAGATTTTATTCAACAGGGCGGCGTTATCGCCTACGTACTCGTGGCGATGAATTTCGTCGGTTATTCCATCATCGTATGGAAAATCATTTCGCTGATTCTCTTTAACAGGAGCATCCGCAAGCGCCTTCCGTCTAAAATTCTGCACCGCGTGGTGAGCCACAACACCGATCACCACATCATTATGGAAAGCATCCGCACCGAAATCGCACTCGCTTTCTCGCCGTTACAGAAGGGCATGACCACGATTGAAAACATCGCCAGCATTTCTCCGCTGCTGGGCCTTTTGGGAACCGTGTTCGGCATCTTCAACGCCTTCAGCGTCATCGCCGTTTCGGGCCTTTCTGATGCAGGCGCATTCGCCACAGGCATCAAACTCGCCCTTATTACGACGGTGATTGGTCTTGTAGTCGCCATTCCGCACGTCATCGCCTTCAACTACCTGAATGCCAGCATGGAATCGGAACAGGACAACGTTGAAAACGATGTACTTTTGCAGCTGGGCCGCATTCTCAAGGAAAAGGACCACATTCGTTCTCAGAGCGCCGATTCCGCAAACGAGGATGCATAAATGGCCAAGCGCACCCGCCGAATCCGCCCCGACATGACGCCGCTCATCGACTGCGTCTTCTTGCTGCTGGTGTTCTTTCTGGTGACATCGGTATTCAAGCAAGACGAATCGGTGCTCAAGCTGATTCTGCCGGAAACACAGACCGAAACCAAGCGCGACACGCCCGAAGGCCTGTACATTGAGCTTTCCGAGACAGAACTCGCCTTTAACGGCCAACGTGGCACTCCCGACGAACTCCGCGAAAAAGCCGCTGCGGTGCAGAATAAGAAATCCCCTGTCGCCATCAAGATCGACAAGGGAACAACTTACGAGCGCATCGCCGTCATCCTTGATATTTTACAGGTGCAAAAACTGTACAATATCCAGCTGATTAACGAGATGGAAAGCGCGGAATAAAACCACTTGCGGCATTCTTCTGCCGCAGGGTTTTATACGCGGCCCGCGAACTGGTTCGTAAACAGCAACAGTCCCGAAATAAAGATAATGACACCGCCTGCGAGAGTCGCGACGGTGTATATTTTTGTCGCAATACGGGTGTGGGCACTCCCCTTGTCGATTCCCTTGCGGAATGCCACGGCCGCAATCCCGAAGGCCACATTCGTAATCGTCATGCCGATGCAAATGACAAGCGCACCCAGGAGCGAAAGCGCCACCATCGAATTCAGCAGGCAGAAAAGCACAATCAACGCCACAGCCGGACAAGGCACAATTCCCGTAACGGCGGCAACACCCAAGATTTCACGCCAGCGGGCAATCGGCGGCAATTTAGACTCCGCAACAGCCCCCTCCGCAGACTCCATCCGAGCACAACATCCGCAGCCCTTGTGCGACTTGAACACATCACGAATCGCTAGCACCACCAGCAACACACCCGTCAGCATAATCAGCGCATAGCTTGCCCGCTCGATTCCAATGCGCCCCGTCTCAAACGCCGAAAATACCGTCGCCTTGAAAATCGCATACAGAATCAGCAGCAAGAGAACAGCACTCATCGTGTGCGTCACCGTAATGCCTGCGCCAAGCGCAACGCCCTGCCGCCAGCGACCACGACGCGCAATAAAATATCCGACCACAATCGACTTTCCATGTCCGGGGCCAAGCGCATGCAACATGCCGTACACAAGGCAAATCGCAAGGAACTTCCAGATGGCATTCCAATCGCCGCTTTTCATCGCCGAAATCGTCGCCGTCAACTTTTCACGAAGAACCTTCTGCTCCTCCGCAATCACCGTATAAAGCGACCGCGATTTTTCTACCGGTTTTTCAGGCACTACAGCAGATTCCGCAGCAACCTCCGGCGCAACCGATTTGACAGTCACCTCCGTCGCAGCCGGCGCATCCGAAGCGCCTCCCACATCAAAACGCTTTTTCTTGACCGCCGCCGAAGCCGCCACCGCTATCAAAAGAACCAGCAAAAACACAATGGACTTTTTCATAAAACACCAACCATCACTTCTTATACCTTAAAAAAAGACCTTCCGTATCGCTTCTGAAAGCACGGAATAACGTGAGCCCGCGAACCTCGTCAGGGAAAAACTCTACATCCAGCCCATCAGGAGCATCGACATCCGCATTTTCCATATCGGTCGTCATCTGGATATAATTCGTCTGATCACTGACCACAATCACAAGCATCGTGTAATCTGATGTTGCCGGAATAGAATAAGCTACCTTAAAATCAAGCACCAGTTTCCCATTTTTCATAGCCGCCGAAAACCCTTCGATTTTCTGTGCCGGAGCAAACTTACTTTCAACCGTCACATAGTTAAAATAGCCGCTTTGCTTCAAAGGGTCAAGCACGAGTTTTTTTATTTCGTTGGCCTCTTTCCCCGTGATTTTACCATCACCGTCGGCATCAGCAGAGGCAACCATCGCCGCACTGTACACCTCGTCAAAGGTCCAACGATTCTGGACCCCCGTAAAGGCATCTTGACTGAACAAGGCCTTAATAGATACGTCGGCAAATACGTGCGGGTGCGCCTCGGCCATGACAACAAAGCCGACCAATAGCATTAAAATATACGACAATCGCATCCGCAAGAATTTTCCTCGATTTCACCCTAAATATAAAAGAAAAATTTACCATTTTTTGTTCATTTTTCGTAAAAAATCCATATATATATAGAACTAGTTGTTTTTATATTTTCCGCTCGTCTTTAGTTTGGGCCCTCGCATGATTCGTTTTTTTGTTGCCGTTCTTGTCGCTGCTTCGTTATCGCACGCAATCACCTCTATCCCGATTAACGGAATCAAGGCTTCAGCAACACTACCCGACATTGGCCAGACGACGTACAGACCCGAAAATATGGTCATGAAAAAACATGTGCACCCGTTTTTTCAAGTTTGGGGAGCCAAGTACAAAAACAAGCCCATAACCCTGGAATTCCTGGTAGAAGCCCAGCGACTTGACCTTATCACCATTTATAACGGTTTTTTGCGGGATTCTTCGGCTTACACGAATTACAGCCTAGCAAAGACCATCAAGATTTACCAGAACACCACCGACAACCTGATCAAGGTGCATACGCTCGCCAAGCCCAATTGGCGCGGGCACAAAGACCCCCTTGCCGACGTGATCGTGTTCGATAAACCGCTCAAGAACGTATTCAAGATTATCATTGAAATCGAGGACATTTACCCGGGCAAGCTCTACCAGGATGTATGCATCGCCTTGATCAAATTCTGGGGATTCACCCGCCTGCCGCACAAGCCCAACTTTGCGCAGCTGACCGACGTGCGCGACGGACAGACCTACAGAACCATCAGCGTGGGCGACCACATTTGGATGGCCCAGGATTTGCGCTACAAGACAAGCGGTAGCCGCCCATTTACCGATGCAAACAGGCCCAATGTAAAGATCCCGACGGATGCAGGCCTGGAATACCCCACCGCCGACATCGAATACAATATTTGCCCAGAAGGCTGGCGTCTCCCGACCCAGACAGAATTTACAAATCTGCTGACAGACCTTTCGCCTACGGCCTCTTACGACGACCTTTTTTCGACCGCCTACCGCAAGCCGCGCTATTCCATTCACCAAATTGGAAAACTGAGCGGTTCGCAGTCGTACTCTACCGACGCCGAAGTCTTTTTCTACCCCACGAACGCCTATGGCATGAACTTTTCGACGCTCACCCGCCGCTATTACGATAGCGAGTGCACCGAAGAAACCGGCGAGACTTACGCTTTTGGCTCTTACTGGACCGTAGATTCCAAGGAAATCCCGCTTTGGCCCGACGAAAACGGCAATGTAGAAGTCAAGCAACTCAGGCATTACCGCTTTGGCGGCACCGACTACTGCGAAGCGATGCTCTGCCACGAAGACTATCATTTTGTCCGCTGCATCAAGGACGACGGTTACACGCCGCCGACCTATACAAATTCAGAAAGCCCCGACACAGGCTTTACAGATTCCGTAAATGAATAAGCGAATTTTCAATTTTTGAAAAAGATTGAATTTTTGTAAAAACAAGAAATTTGGCGATTCTGCAAAGAATTCGCCATTTTTTGATTTTGGCACGCGTTTTGCTTTTATGGCACCGAAAACAAAACATAATAGGAGATTGCCATGAGCAACGAATACAGATTAAAAGCTATCAAGGAAATCGCCAGCGAAAACGCCGGCGCAAACCTCCCCGCAGCACCCGCAAACATCGACTTCTACGGCGAAGACGTTTTCAACGCCGAGGCCATGCGCGCATATCTTCCCAAGGACATTTGCAAGAAGCTCTTCGCCACCATCGACGGCGGCGCACCGCTTGACCCGAGCATCGCTGGCGAAGTTGCCCACGCCATGAAAAAGTGGGCAATCGACCGCGGCGCTACCCACTTTACTCACTGGTTCCAGCCCCTTACCGGTTCCACCGCCGAAAAACACGACTCCTTCCTCGAACCCGAAGATGGCAAGGCAATCCTCGCCTTCAGCGGCAAGAACCTGATCGTCGGTGAACCGGACGCCTCTTCTTTCCCGAGCGGCGGCCTCCGCTCTACGTTTGAAGCCCGCGGCTACACCGCCTGGGACCCGACCTCTCCGGCATTCATCAAGCGCCACGGCAACGGCGCAACGCTCTGCATCCCGACCGCTTTCTGTAGCTACACTGGCGAAGCATTGGACAAGAAGACTCCGCTTCTCCGTTCTATTCAGGCCCTCCAGAAGTCCGCCGACCGCCTCATGGGTCTCTTCGGCGTTGCCCAGCAGAAGGTCACAGTCACTCTCGGTGCCGAACAGGAATACTTCCTGATCGACAAGCGTTTCTACCTGCAGCGTCCGGACCTGTACCAGGCCGGTCGCACCCTGTTTGGCGCCGCTCCGGCAAAGCACCAGCAGATGGAAGACCACTACTTCGGTAGCATTCCGGCACGCATCATCAACTTCATGAACGATGTGGAAAAGGAACTCTGGAAGCTCGGCATTCCGGCCAAGACCCGCCACAACGAAGTCGCTCCGGCCCAGTTCGAACTTGCCCCGATGTTCGAGGAAGTGAACCTCGCCTGCGACCACAACATGCAGATTATGGAAGTGCTCCGCCAGGTTGCGGACCGCCATGGTCTCGTCTGCCTGCTGCACGAAAAGCCGTTTGCCGGCATCAACGGTTCCGGTAAGCACAACAACTGGTCCGTGAACTACGGCAAGACCAACCTTTTGAACCCGGGCAAGGACCCGCACCAGAACGCCATCTTCCTCACCACGCTCTGCGCTGTGATCTACGCTGTCGACACCCACGCCGACTTGCTCCGTATGGCTGTCGCTAGCGCCGGTAACGACCACCGTCTCGGTGCCAACGAAGCTCCTCCGGCAATCATCTCCATGTACCTCGGCGACCAGCTCGCCGACGTCATCGACCAGCTCGAAAAGGGCGATCCGAAGTCCAGCAAGCAGGCCGGCGCCCTCAAGCTCGGTTCTGACACGCTCCCGCCGCTCCCGCGCGACGCTACCGACCGTAACCGTACATC is a genomic window of Fibrobacter sp. UWB5 containing:
- a CDS encoding MotA/TolQ/ExbB proton channel family protein, coding for MNYILDFIQQGGVIAYVLVAMNFVGYSIIVWKIISLILFNRSIRKRLPSKILHRVVSHNTDHHIIMESIRTEIALAFSPLQKGMTTIENIASISPLLGLLGTVFGIFNAFSVIAVSGLSDAGAFATGIKLALITTVIGLVVAIPHVIAFNYLNASMESEQDNVENDVLLQLGRILKEKDHIRSQSADSANEDA
- a CDS encoding biopolymer transporter ExbD, coding for MAKRTRRIRPDMTPLIDCVFLLLVFFLVTSVFKQDESVLKLILPETQTETKRDTPEGLYIELSETELAFNGQRGTPDELREKAAAVQNKKSPVAIKIDKGTTYERIAVILDILQVQKLYNIQLINEMESAE
- a CDS encoding nickel/cobalt transporter gives rise to the protein MKKSIVFLLVLLIAVAASAAVKKKRFDVGGASDAPAATEVTVKSVAPEVAAESAVVPEKPVEKSRSLYTVIAEEQKVLREKLTATISAMKSGDWNAIWKFLAICLVYGMLHALGPGHGKSIVVGYFIARRGRWRQGVALGAGITVTHTMSAVLLLLILYAIFKATVFSAFETGRIGIERASYALIMLTGVLLVVLAIRDVFKSHKGCGCCARMESAEGAVAESKLPPIARWREILGVAAVTGIVPCPAVALIVLFCLLNSMVALSLLGALVICIGMTITNVAFGIAAVAFRKGIDKGSAHTRIATKIYTVATLAGGVIIFISGLLLFTNQFAGRV
- a CDS encoding DUF1007 family protein, with product MVGFVVMAEAHPHVFADVSIKALFSQDAFTGVQNRWTFDEVYSAAMVASADADGDGKITGKEANEIKKLVLDPLKQSGYFNYVTVESKFAPAQKIEGFSAAMKNGKLVLDFKVAYSIPATSDYTMLVIVVSDQTNYIQMTTDMENADVDAPDGLDVEFFPDEVRGLTLFRAFRSDTEGLFLRYKK
- a CDS encoding FISUMP domain-containing protein, which encodes MIRFFVAVLVAASLSHAITSIPINGIKASATLPDIGQTTYRPENMVMKKHVHPFFQVWGAKYKNKPITLEFLVEAQRLDLITIYNGFLRDSSAYTNYSLAKTIKIYQNTTDNLIKVHTLAKPNWRGHKDPLADVIVFDKPLKNVFKIIIEIEDIYPGKLYQDVCIALIKFWGFTRLPHKPNFAQLTDVRDGQTYRTISVGDHIWMAQDLRYKTSGSRPFTDANRPNVKIPTDAGLEYPTADIEYNICPEGWRLPTQTEFTNLLTDLSPTASYDDLFSTAYRKPRYSIHQIGKLSGSQSYSTDAEVFFYPTNAYGMNFSTLTRRYYDSECTEETGETYAFGSYWTVDSKEIPLWPDENGNVEVKQLRHYRFGGTDYCEAMLCHEDYHFVRCIKDDGYTPPTYTNSESPDTGFTDSVNE
- a CDS encoding glutamine synthetase III translates to MSNEYRLKAIKEIASENAGANLPAAPANIDFYGEDVFNAEAMRAYLPKDICKKLFATIDGGAPLDPSIAGEVAHAMKKWAIDRGATHFTHWFQPLTGSTAEKHDSFLEPEDGKAILAFSGKNLIVGEPDASSFPSGGLRSTFEARGYTAWDPTSPAFIKRHGNGATLCIPTAFCSYTGEALDKKTPLLRSIQALQKSADRLMGLFGVAQQKVTVTLGAEQEYFLIDKRFYLQRPDLYQAGRTLFGAAPAKHQQMEDHYFGSIPARIINFMNDVEKELWKLGIPAKTRHNEVAPAQFELAPMFEEVNLACDHNMQIMEVLRQVADRHGLVCLLHEKPFAGINGSGKHNNWSVNYGKTNLLNPGKDPHQNAIFLTTLCAVIYAVDTHADLLRMAVASAGNDHRLGANEAPPAIISMYLGDQLADVIDQLEKGDPKSSKQAGALKLGSDTLPPLPRDATDRNRTSPFAFTGNKFEFRAPGSSQSCSEPNVILNTIVAEAFDLIADKMQSVPADKFHEELQNLLQKIVKEHKRVIFNGNGYTDEWVEEAAKRGLPNIRTTMEALQALAKKENVALFEKYGVFNKRELDSRYEVNMEDYHKKIHIEGKIAFDIAKNVVLPQVLCAYSNALKTNELAKGQGFYAVDGYARELGDKLKELEAAVAQMETALGEKHEVILDAMANLRIIVDKIESIVPDEKWPLPKYREMLFIY